AGAACATGTCAATGAACATACCCAGTTGGTGACGCAAGTGATTGCCACCAACATCAAGGCCGCCAGCCAATCCAAGGAAGTTGTCGAAAAAATTGTCAGTGATTTTCTGATCAATATTGCCCGATTTATTGTTTATCTCGACGAGGTTGAACCGTTTAGCTCCGAGGAGCTGGCCGCTTATGCCGAGGAAAACGGTCTGCAGGGGATCTGGATCAAGCGTCCTGACCTTCAGGCGGTGATGTCTCCTGCCGGGTGGTTTGATCAACCCCTTTATGATCTCGAAGCAGATCAGCATCAGTTGATCCATCGTGAACATCGCCACGAATATATTCTGCTGTGGAAAGCCCCCCAGAATTCCATCCTGATTGCCGTTGCCCTGCCTGCCCGTTCTCTAGAGCAACTGCAGGAGCAGATGGGCGTGCCGCAATTACTGGCAACACTCAGTCGTCTGGCCGGCATCGACAGCCTCCGCCTTGTGCCGACGGAACAGGTTGATGAAGAGAACGCCCTGAAAGCCATGACATCGGGTTCTCAGCGACAGATTGCCATTGGCCAGCAAACGTTGCTTCTTACGGTGGAGTCCACCAGCCTCAATGAACGGATTGCCGGATTATGGCGAGAGTTTTATCTGTTTGGTGGTTTTCTGTTTGCCGCCGGTCTGGTTCTGTCTCTACTGTTCTATCGTTATCAGAAACGTCATGTTGAAGCACTCTGGCAGTTGCATCAGCAGTTAGCGGTTCAGCGTGAGGATGCCTCATTGGGTCGCGCTGCGGCGACCATCAGCCATGAAATCCGTAATCCTCTCAACGCGATCAGCATGGGCTTACAGCGGTTACAGATGGAATCCAGTGGCCTTGAAAAAGACCATGAACAACTTCTGGTGGCGATGCGTGATGCCGTCAAACGGACCAATGAGATTGTCCATGGCCTGCAGCGTTATGCTTTGCCCCTGTCACCGAAGGCACAACAGGTGGGCTTTCATGACCTTGTACAACGGGTTGTTAATTTATACGGGCCTCAGTTTGATGCTCATCACATTCAGGTAAACTGTCAGCTGCAGGCGGTGGATTTTCAGGCCGATGAAGGATTGCTTGGTCAGCTGGTGGAGAACCTGTTAAAAAATGCCCTGGAAGCACAACCCCGTGGAGGATTTGTCAATGTCAGTCTGATGACCGAACAGGGCCAGGCAAAACTTTTTATTGAAAATCGAACCTATGAGATCAGCGATGATCTTGATAATCTTTTAGAGCCCTATTTTACAACCAAAGACCGCCAGTCCGGGTTGGGTTTGACACTGGTGCGAAAAATTGCCGTAGCACACGGTGGCCAGATCAACCTGTCGATCATTGAAGACGATTGTTTCCGGGCGTTGGTTCAACTTCCCCTTAAGAGGAACCTATGACCATTCTTGTCGTTGATGATGAAGATGTGCAACGGGAAATGATGCAGGGGTTCCTGGTCAAGCGTGGCTATCAGGTGCTGACCGCAGCGAACGGCGAACAGGCTCTTGATCTGTGCAGCCGCTATCCCATTAACCTGGTCCTGATGGACTTATGTATGCCGGGACTGCACGGTGATGATGTTCTGGAAAAATTGCGTGAATCCAATCCCCTGCTGCGGGTCATTCTGATTACCGCATTTGGTTCGGTGGAAACCGCGGTCAAAGTGATGAAGCTTGGAGCTGTTGACTTTCTTGAAAAGCCGGTTGATCTGACGGCACTTGCTGAGCGGATTGAGCGTTGTGAGCAGGAACAGCTCATCGAGCAGGATGTCAACGATATGGCGCAGGATCTCCAGGAAGAGGAGCTGCCGGTGCCGGTGGTGGCAAACAGTGACACCATGCAACACCTGTTGTCTCTGGTGCGTCGCGTGGCACGCAGTCCCTGGACCGTATTGATTCATGGTGAAACCGGAACCGGCAAGGAGCGTATCGCTCGTTTGGTTCATCAACTCAGCGAACGACGAAACGGTCCGTTTGTCGAAGTTAACTGCGCCGCATTGCCCGAAAATTTGTTTGAATCCGAGTTGTTCGGCCATGAAAAAGGCGCGTTTACCGGAGCCACATCACGCCGAAGCGGCCGATTTGAAGCGGCCCAGAACGGCACCCTGTTCCTTGATGAAATCGGCGAATTACCTTTAGCTCTGCAGGCAAAACTGTTGCGGGCGTTGCAGGAGAAGAGGATTTGCCCGGTCGGTGCCGAACGGGAGCGCGAAGTGGATGTCCGGGTGGTGGCGGCAACCAATTGCGATTTGCCGAAAATGGTTCAGGAAGGACGTTTTCGCGAAGATCTCTATTACCGCCTCAACGTCTTTGAGATGCAGATTCCACCGTTGCGTCAGCGACGCGAGGATATCCCTTTACTGGTCGATAACTTTCTTGAGCATTATGCCCTGCGTCCAATCCGTATTGAATCAGCAGCTATGGACGCCCTGGTGAAATACGATTATCCGGGCAATGTGCGGGAGTTGGAGCATCTGATTCAACGGTTGGCGACATTGTCGCGTGGTCCGGTGATCCGCCGGGTGGATCTGCCCCCTGCCCTGTTACAGCCGACCACAACGGAAAGCAGTTCTGGAAAGCTCACGGAACGGGTTGAAGCTGTAGAACGACAGATGTTGCTGGATACATTGCGACAATATGATGGTGTTCAGACGCATGCCGCTGAGGCTTTAGGCATCAGTGAGCGGGTGTTGCGCTACAAGATGGGCAAGTACAACCTGAATAAAGAAGATCTGAAATAGATTGTTTTGGGGAATGTTGATATTTTTTCAACGATGCGGGCCGGTGATCGAGATCACCGGCCCGTTGTATTTTTAGCAGAATGTAGAACACGCTGTCCGAGATTTTTAGCGTTTTTCCATAGGCTCCACAGGCCGTTTCTCTGGCCGAGAGACCTCTTCCGGTCAGGAACCAAAGCGGTATTCGATACTTCCCACCAGATATAATGTTTTGTCTTTGTCATCACCCGATTCACGACTGTATTCCGTCATCAACAACAGATCCCACTGTTTGGCCAGGCGATAGCGAACCAGGATCTGTCCCTGGTTGAGCAGCGACTGTTCGTCGTCGGAATATTCCAATTGATATTCCAGCTGCAAGGTCACATTTTTTGCCAGGTTACGGCGGTAGTCGAGCGTCAGGTTGATCAGGGTGTCTTTTTCTTCCGTATAGTAACCGACGCCAAGCGAAGCACGTAGCGCCATCAACCAGGCAGGTTGATGGGTCAGTTGAACCGTGTAATTGAATTGGTCGGGCCGGTCGGAACCGTAGCTTTCATAGAAGAGGCCCAGCGAGCTTTCCCAGTGGGGAGTCCAGACATAGCCTATTGTGGCGCCACTGAGTTCCTGCGCCGAAATATCAAGAGCGATCCTGTCCGTTGCGGCATCGTAAATCGGTTCTGGGTCACGCTCTCTGGCATAACTTAGATTCAGCCACCAGTTCTGCTCCAGATAACTCAGTACGGCATAGCCGGTCCATAATTCCTTATCCTCGCCGAGTTGATAGTAGCCGGAAGTACCATCGTCGCTGAACTGTTCATAGCGTAGCTGGCAGCGCGTCAGAATCTGAGGTGTCCATTGGTAATCAACATGAACAAAAGGCGCCTTGCGTGTCAGGGCAAAATCGGTGTCATTAAAAAGCTCATTTTCCTGTTTGATGGTGCCATCAACGAATCCGAGCCCGAAACGTCCGCTGCCGATCTCTTTATCCACCTGGACTTTCAGGGTACGTTCTTTCCAGCGATAGATATCCGTACCAATAATCGGCAGATATTCACGCTCATCGAGCCACAGATAGGTCAGTCGCGCCGAAACACCACGCACCCAGCTGGTTTGAGGTGTTTCCACAATGGCATCCGGCCAGTCCCCGGCTGTGGTATCGGCCAGGGCAATGGAGGAGAATAAACACAAAGAGAGACAAAGGCACAGGGTCCGTTTCATAGAGAATTCTTTCTCGTTGGTCATCGTGTCAGAGGCCCGTGCGGTTCACTCTCTTCTTCTGAGTTGTTGTAAGATCAGGCCGACAAAAACAGTCGTGGCGTAAGCCGGACCGGGAGGCAGAATGCCGCCTGAAGCAAGACAACCAGAACAAACGAAGTGAACCGCACGGGGAATTTGTAAGCGGTTTAAAAAAATCCTGCCGCATCGAACAGGATCTTTTTAAACCGCCTGTAGAGTGCAAAACGTGGCCAAGGCCTTGCGGCCACGACAGACGAAGCCGTCCCCTTTCCATCAAAAGGGGACGGCTTTGAACTTAACGACCGCCACGCATGCGCATTCCGGATTGAGCTGCTTCGGCAGCGCCGGAACCGTCGAGCAGTTGCTCACCACCTTCAGCGTAGGTATCACAGATGCCATCGCCGTCGGCATCGACAAATTCTGTCGCGTTGGCACCGATACCTGTGCCGGGTTCAGGGCGGGTATCGCCAATGCCGTCGCCATCGGTATCAACCAGATAGAGGCCGGTACCGGCGCTTTCGCCACGGAAACGGGAACTGGCATCAGCGGTGTAGGGCAAAGAAGTTACCGCGAGCATCAGAACGGCAGCAGAAACGATTTTTACGGAATTCATTACAGTCATTGTTAAGTCCTTTCAGGTTTGAGGTTTAGGTTTCAGCGCTGTACCTCTCATAAGAGCAACCGCTGTGCCAGAAATCTGAAAAACATAAAAATGAAGTAATTACAAATAGTTGTTGTATTTATTGGGTTGTGGTTCAAAAAGGAATGTTCGACGAAAAGCGTTTTTGTCGACAAAGATGTCGTTCTTCAGGAGGGAATCGGGAGAAGAGCCGAACGGATCGGTCTCTTCTCCCTTTGAATGTTTATTGATGGGCGAGTTGCGCTGTTGGAAACGACTGTTGTGGGGTTTGGGCCAAGGCCTCAGTCGGGTCTTGTAATGGAACGCCCACAACCCGTTTGCGCAGAGACAGAATGGCTGTTTCGACATACGCCTGAAGTTGGTGGCGCATCTCTTTCACCCTCGGCTCCTGGTCGTGAGCGATGTCGATAGTTGAAGAGGGCGTGCTGCCGAGCTCGTAACGATACAGACGTGGTTTTTCCTTTGGTGCAATCTGCAGCAGATAATCATCCTCAATCAAGGCAACCCGCTCTTCACCGCCCGATGGTTTAATCACCGCGAAGCCATGATCATCCTGGGGCAGCGAGAAAAGATTGCGTCCCCAGCTTTGATGATAGGCATCGGCAGAAAGCAGACCGAGGATACTGGGAACAACATCCACCTGGCTGGCCACTGTTGATCGGATTTGTGGCGAGAGCATGGACGGTGCATAAAACAGCAGCGGCACATGAAAACGAGACAGGTTCATGCTGGTGACCATTGGCGCACTGGCAAAGCCGTGGTCCCCGGTAATGACGAATAAGGTGTTGTCGAAATACTCTTCCTGACGGGCCAGGCGGAAAAATTCGCCAAGGCTCCAGTCGGCAAAGCGCATGGCATTGTAGCGGCCTTTCATCCCTTCCGGGGCATCAAGTTCGGCAAATGGTAATGGATCCGGGAGGTTGAACGGCGCATGGTTGGACAGGGTGAGGATAGTCGCGCAGAATGGCCCATTTTTAGCCCGCTGGCGAAATTCCTCGTTGGCGCGGCGAAAGACATCAATATCGGAAACACCCCATACCGGATCAACAAAATAGGGATTGACATAATCATTGAGACCGATGAAATCCTCCATACCGTGCTGGCGGAAAAAGCCTTCCTTATTGTCCCACGAAAATTCGCCATTATAGAGAAATAACGTCTGGTATCCCTGGCGCTTAAGCAGCTCGGGGAGGCAGGACATATCCTGATTCGCTTCCATCATCTTCATCAGATATTCGTAGCCGGGCAGATTCGGCCATGAGCACATACTGGCATAAACACCCTGATGAGTATGGGTGCCATTGGAGAACGCACGGGTAAACAGTACGCCCTGCTCAGCCAGACGGTCAAAATCCGGTGTGATCGGGGCTTGCTGGCCAAGAGCGCCGACCATGCGACCGGCAAAGCTTTCCATCAAAATAACCACAACGTTTGGTGGTTGTTGTGATGTTGCGTGGAGCGGCGACTGGTGTTCCGAATGGCGCAGCAACGGAAAGGCGTCAGCCTGTTGCAGACGGTCTTGATTCGTCAATACCAGTTGACGTGTGGTTTGGAGGGCCTCCTCGTCCTTCATGGCCGTGGTCCAGGATTTTTGTTTACTGTAGATCTTGTCCCAGGCGGTGCGGCCCAGGGTGAAAACACCGTTGAGCGCCAGATGGTTGGCAAAGGGTTGCTCAGAGAAAAAGGCATCGCCCCAGCGTAACGGTTCATGTTGGAAACCACCGCGCATGGCAAAGACCATCAGGGCAATAAAGAGGGTATTGCCCATGGTGCGCCCCAGACGGTCACGTACGGCAAGGCGCGGCGGCGTTGCCAACGTCAATTTGCGGACAATACGGCGCTGGATAGGCCATAGCAGTAGCAGAATGACCGCGGCAATCAACAAATGCCGGACCACCGGGTAGCCGTCCCAGACCATACCGCCGACAGTAAGGGGATGGCTGAGATATTCAAAAACCAGGCTGTTGAAACGACTTTCAAATTCGCGATAGAAATCCAGCTCAGCAATGCCGCCGATGACCAGAACGGCCAGTAATAGCGGCATCAGCCAACGTAGGAGCGTCCGACAGCGATCACAAGCGATCAGCATCAAAAACAGCGGTGCCAGCAAATAGGTGGCCGTCGCCAGATCAAAGCGAAAGCCGACCATAAAGCTTGTTATCACGGTTGTCGTATCAAGTTCTTTGCCGAGTTGATGATTGTAGGCGAGCAGCGCCGCACGTTGCCCAGCAAACACCATTAAAAGCATCAGATAGGACTTAAGAACAAAACGGCTTTCGTGAGAGACGAATTGACGGAGCAGGCGTTTGCAACGCACCTTGATTTTAAGACAACGGTTCATGGTTATTCCGTAGGTTTGGTGGAAAAAGACAGCTCGGAGAGTTTGAAAGCAAGTGGAGCAAAGAGGACGGCAACAATCCAGCACACCATCAGCGTCGCAATGCTATGGGAAATAAAATGCGCCCCACGCACCAGTTGGCCGAAGGTGAACAGGCCACCGAGAATCAGGCTCAAGGACAGCCCAGCCAGGGCCAGTGGACGCGAATGACGAAGACCAATGAAATAAAGCCCGATCAGCGAAAACGCACCGGAAGCATGACCGGCGGGAAAGCAGCGACCTGACTTCTGCGTACCAGACGACGGTGTGTCGCGCTCCGTTGAAGAAAGAATGGGCCGATAAGGAACCGTGCCGCCATAGCGCTGGTATTGCTTGGGGCAGTGGCGATGGGTGATTTTTTTACCGACCGCGGTCAGTCCCGTTCCCAACGCAATGCATAGCAACAGATAACCGCTGGCACGACGGGCGTTACGCCAGTGGGAATGTTTGGAGAATGACAGGGCAAACAGCAGTAGCCCGGTTGCTGCAATGACAACAACCAAATTACGTCCACCGGTGTGAAGCAGCTCATTAGCCCACCAACTATGTTTATAGGTCCAGTCCCCCTGCGTCGGGCTGTAGTAGAGATCACTGAACCACAGATCCCAGCCTAATCCGTCAAACAGATAAAACAGGCCGAAAAGCAGCAGCAGCGGGATGGCGAGGTGATGTAAATAAAATCGTCTTATCATGGTTGTTCGCTGTGGCGCATAAATAGGCTTAGCAACACCAAGTGATTGGGGGGGTACCACAACCTGTGGCGGATCACTGTCAGATGTAGGGCAAAGTCTTTATTACGTCATCCGAAAGGGTTAGCGGTGAGGTTGACGTTTGAAAACGGCCAGATGCAGAGAGTGAACAAGTGGCAGCTGGGCCAGATCTCTTTCAAACGTGAACCCGCATGCCGAAAAATACCTTTTGAGTTCCGGTAATGGCGTGATGTTCTGCACTGATTGACGTCCGGTCAAACGTTGACGCAGACTGCGCTTGAAGCTGGTTGGTGACCAGGGGCTGAGGTAAGAGATCAGAACCGTGTCCTTTGCCACGCGGCACAATTCGCTGATGATTTCTTGACGGTGGCCTTCAGTCGGCAAATGGTGAATCAGGCGAAAACACAGGACACCGTCAAAATGGCGATCATCATAGGGGAGCGCGACCAGATCAGCCTTTTCAATGGTGGCCTCAATCTGTTGTCGTTCAACAGCTTTCTGGGCCAGTTTCAAGGCCCCTTCACCGAGATCAACCCCCGTCACCTCTTTACCCTGCTGCGCAAGAAGAATTGTTGCCCTGCCCACGCCGCAAGGCGCGTCCAGCCAGCAACGGATTTTCGGCGAAACGTATTTAAGCGCCCTGGAGATCAGTGCCATTTCAGCCTGATGTTTGCGTTGGTTGCGGGAGGTGTATTTTTCCGCTTTTTCCACACTGTGTTTGATCCGTTGACGATGATCCTGACAATTGTCAGTAGTTGGGCGTGAGGCGGAGAGTTCGGTCATGTGGGCATCCTTTGCAAGAGAATTCACGTTCTTCGAATAGTGACGTGTTATGCAAAGAGTTTGCCTTAGTCTAACTTGCTGAAAAAAGGAGATAAGTTTTGTTTATTGTCGTCGATTTGTATAAAAAATCATACATTTGGCCGAGATCTTTTCCGCCAAATGACAAAAATTTATACATCGCAAGGCACGAAGGAATTACAGCAATTGATGTTTTTTCAGTTTGTACTGCAAGTTACTGCGACTGATGCCGAGTAGCTCAGCCGCCTGGGCCTGAACGCCACGGGCTTCAACAAGCGCTGATTGAATGAGTCGGCATTCAATGGTGTCGAGATAGTCGGGGAGAGGCTGTTGCAACGGCAAGGCTTCAGGAACACAGGGCTGGATCGGCTGGTCTGTTCCGTGCTGAAACTGTTGTGGCAGATGATTTAAATCAATGGTTGGGCCGTCACAAAACAACAGCCCACGTTCGAGAATGTTCTGCAGCTCACGAATGTTTCCCGGCCAGTCGTAGTGATAAAGTTCCTGTTGGGCTTGTGGCGACAGCTGAGGGGTTGACCGCCCCATCTCCTGAGACAGACGTTGTAGAAACAGCTGGCATAACAACGGAATGTCTTCGCGCCGATCACGCAGTGGTGGTAAATGCAGCGAGACGACGTTAAGCCGGTAATAGAGATCCTCGCGAAAGGTCCCCTCCTCCATCATCTGTTCAAGATTGCGGTGCGTTGCGGCGATAATGCGCACGTCGCTACTGATTTCAGCTGTTCCTCCAACCCGACGGAAACGCTTTTCCTGGAGAACCCGCAGCAGCTTGGGCTGAAGGTTGAGAGGAAATTCACCGATTTCGTCGAGAAACAGGGTGCCGCCGTCCGAGACTTCCATTAACCCTTTTTTTCGCTCCAGAGCGCCGGTAAACGCTCCCCGTTCATGGCCGAACAATTCACTTTCGAGCAGATTTTCGGCAAAGGCCGCGCAGTTGATTGAAACCAGAGCGTTATTGCTGCGCGGGCTGAGGCGATGCAGGGCCTGGGCAACCAGCTCTTTGCCGGTGCCGCTCTCGCCGGTAATCAGGATGGAAGTCTTCGCTGGTGCAACCTGAGCGATATGGTTACGCAGCGTTTCCATGGCCGGACTGTTACCGACCAGCATCCGGTCGCGATTTTGTTCAAGTTCGCGACGCAGCAGCCAGTTTTCGTTTTGCAATTTGGAGTAGCTCAACGCCTTGTCAATGGTCAGGAGAATTTCTTCATTGTCAAAAGGTTTGAGCAGATAATCAAAGGCGCCGATTTTCATGGCTTCGAGGGCCGTCTGAACCGTGGCGTATGCCGTTAACATGATGAAGGGTAGCGGACCGATCTCATCATTGATGTGACGCAGGAAGTCAATGCCGCTCATGCGTGGCATCTTGAGATCGGAAATGATCAGATCAATCTGCTCCCGGTTTAGAATGTCCAGAGCAGCGTAAGGATTATCGGCGCTGGCCACGTGATGTCCGGCACCTTCCAAGAGTTGGCCAAGAACAATGCGGTAGTTTTTTTCGTCATCAACGATGAGGATATGGGCCATTTAGGGATTCTCCAAAGGTAAAATAACGGTGAAATGGCTTCCCTCGCCAAGCTGGCTGGAAACAAAAATATCACCGCCATGGCTTTGGGCAATATTGTGAGCGATGGCTAAACCCAGGCCGGTACCACTGTCCTTAGTGGTAAAAAAGGGATTAAAAATGGTTGGCAAAACATCTTCAGGAATCCCGGAACCATTGTCAGAGACGATGATTTTCGCTTGCTTATTGCCGGTGAGCGTTTCTATCGAAACAACCCCCTGCCCCGAACAGGATTCGATAGCATTAAGCAGCAGGTTTAGCAGGAGCTGCTGAATCATGTCGGCATCGACAAAAACGGCGATGTCCGGATGAGCCGCTTTGTAGATCAGCGTCACCTGATGTTGTTCGGCGACGGGCCGTAATTGCTCAGTCGTTTTCTGAATCAGGTTTTCAAGAGGCTGCAGTTTGCGTTGGGGTTCACCGGGGCGCCCGAAGCGGAGGAAGTCACTGACCAGATCATTCAACCGACTGCTTTCTTCCCGAATGACATCGAGAAGGTCCTGCTGGCCGCTATTCTCTGATGCTATCTGGTTCTGCAGAAGCTGTGCCGAGGAGGAGATGATTCCTAGTGGGTTACGGATTTCATGCGCCAATCCTGAGGACATTTCTCCAAGGGCGGCTAAGCGGTCTCTGCGGCGCAGTGTTTCTTCGGCCGCTTCTAGTTTGAGAAGGGAGTTCTGTAAAGCGTTGCGGTTATCCAGCAGCAAGTCATTAAGCCTTTTTTGCCGCTCAAGCTGTCGACGATATTGTTCAGAGAATCCGTGGATGAGTATCCCGACAATAAAAAACGTCGTACAAGAGATTAAAAACTCAGGGAGGTCTTCCGCAAGTTCGACAGGGTCATTCCAGATCATATTTGGAATCAGTGCCAGATAAAACAATGAAGAGAACAGACACGTGGCCAACGTATGTACCAGAGTCAGATTTGTGCCAGCAACAACAATAGGTAAAAAATAGATGATCCAGTAATGACTTTCTTCGTGACCGGTGGTCGCCCAGATCAGCAAAGTACACAGGAGCAAATAAATGGCGAGATGGAGGGTCATCAAGCCTGAATCGGTTAATTGACTGGCTGTAAAACGGCGGTCCGTGACCAGGTGATAGGTTGCGATCAAGCTGAAAGAAAGTGTTCCGTAAAGAAGGCTGGGGCCTTTAAAAAAAGCGAGTAGAAAAGCAAAGAGACATATCAGTAGGCCGTTTTTGATAATCGGTAATGATGCGTTCATAATTTTTTCAGTATGAAACGTCATTGTCCACAAGGCAAGTGAAACCTATTGCGCCAGACTAGTAGGTGGCTAGTCAGCACGTGTTGGTTTCTGTGCGAGAAAAACGGCAAACAGTTCAGCCAGTTGTTCAATGGCTTGAAGATCGCGGACCGAATATCCCTCCTCATTGTTGGCTAAAGCCACTTGGCCGACAATCTGTTCACCGTCATCAACAGGTACTGCCATGAAATGGCGAATCGGTTTGTCGATTCCCCCGGCGAGGTGGGCAACATTGAGACGTTCCAAATCGTTGAAATAAACACCGGTTCTTCGGTTGTAGACCGCATGGAGCAACGAACCGCGCCCTGATGTCGGTGCCGCGATTGTTGCTACGCCGTTCCTCATGGAAAAATCATCAAATAGCGAGGTGAAATCCCAGAGAGACTGGCTTCCTGCCTGGTCCAGGGCGGCAATAAAGCCATGTTCACTGTTGGTCAGGTTCCGGGCGTGGCTGAGGAGTTGTCTTGCCACTTCATGCTGGTCGGCGTGCTGCTGGACAATGGCATGGGAGAGGCTGGCTAAGCGGCTATTTAGAGAGACTTCCCATTGCAGGGCCTGCTCATCACGTTTGTGGTGAGTAATATCAACAAAGCATTCAATGCCGCCAATGACACTACCCTGGCGGTCTCGTAACAGTTCCGCGTTTTTGCTGATGGTGAGCAGAGAGCCATTTTTGTGGCGGATGGTGCATTCACGGCCCATCACAGGTTTGGCCACCTGGCTGTTGAACAGGCCACATTCCGTATGGCAGGGGGTGAGAGCAAACCGGTAGCAAGAGCTGCCGATCATCTCTTTGGCCCGATAGCCGGTTAATTGCTCGGCACGATCATTCCAGCTGGTGATGATCCGCCGCTGATCCACAGTGAAAATGGCACAGGGAACCACTTTTTTAATCAGATCTGTCCTTACCTCACTTAACGTCTGATTGAGACGACACTCAGACAGGTCCTGTAACAGGCCATCCACTTCCTGGGCGAGTTCTGCAGTCGGTGTTGTTCCCTGGCAGATCTCTTCGTTTAATGTCGCCTGGTTCTGTTGACGGCAGCAGCGCAATTGTTCGATCAATGCGATCACCGGTAGTTGCGTCAGGTGTCGTGAGAAGCGAATAGACAGCAAAACAATCAAACATAATGCGATGGCTGCGATCAGGAAGGAAGACATTGAGGCGTGTGCCGCTGCTAGAAACGCTTGCTGCGGCAGAGTCAGGTGCATGATGGCTATTGGTTGCTTGCTGACGTCCACAAGAACCGTTTGAATTTCAATGGCGTGGTCGGCGATACGAAGCACCGGCTGTTGCAGTTGTGCGTTAGACGACAGGGTAAAATCATCAGTCAGATCTGAGAGGTCCGTCTCGGTCAGGCTGATCGTGAGATGGAGACGGCGCGACCAGTCGGCAAGAGCAGAATTTGTCAAGTGACGACAAAGGATAACCACGTGG
This is a stretch of genomic DNA from uncultured Desulfuromonas sp.. It encodes these proteins:
- a CDS encoding ATP-binding protein, whose product is MNASLPIIKNGLLICLFAFLLAFFKGPSLLYGTLSFSLIATYHLVTDRRFTASQLTDSGLMTLHLAIYLLLCTLLIWATTGHEESHYWIIYFLPIVVAGTNLTLVHTLATCLFSSLFYLALIPNMIWNDPVELAEDLPEFLISCTTFFIVGILIHGFSEQYRRQLERQKRLNDLLLDNRNALQNSLLKLEAAEETLRRRDRLAALGEMSSGLAHEIRNPLGIISSSAQLLQNQIASENSGQQDLLDVIREESSRLNDLVSDFLRFGRPGEPQRKLQPLENLIQKTTEQLRPVAEQHQVTLIYKAAHPDIAVFVDADMIQQLLLNLLLNAIESCSGQGVVSIETLTGNKQAKIIVSDNGSGIPEDVLPTIFNPFFTTKDSGTGLGLAIAHNIAQSHGGDIFVSSQLGEGSHFTVILPLENP
- a CDS encoding GAF domain-containing protein, which produces MSRTATGTSRPATIPLLALVATIAVVYFTYSYGVLPQIDQLQQQLALHHSDQVQTHLTMELDTLEALVMDYSGLMEDNDQNKTATIPWPQRLTDEMLRHHGLDEAAVYRNDGTVLFHQSDHQTEPDNTLCRKAFNLTRLSPRLAISGLLRDEPGLCLVAARSVGDHVVILCRHLTNSALADWSRRLHLTISLTETDLSDLTDDFTLSSNAQLQQPVLRIADHAIEIQTVLVDVSKQPIAIMHLTLPQQAFLAAAHASMSSFLIAAIALCLIVLLSIRFSRHLTQLPVIALIEQLRCCRQQNQATLNEEICQGTTPTAELAQEVDGLLQDLSECRLNQTLSEVRTDLIKKVVPCAIFTVDQRRIITSWNDRAEQLTGYRAKEMIGSSCYRFALTPCHTECGLFNSQVAKPVMGRECTIRHKNGSLLTISKNAELLRDRQGSVIGGIECFVDITHHKRDEQALQWEVSLNSRLASLSHAIVQQHADQHEVARQLLSHARNLTNSEHGFIAALDQAGSQSLWDFTSLFDDFSMRNGVATIAAPTSGRGSLLHAVYNRRTGVYFNDLERLNVAHLAGGIDKPIRHFMAVPVDDGEQIVGQVALANNEEGYSVRDLQAIEQLAELFAVFLAQKPTRAD